A window of Pedobacter lusitanus contains these coding sequences:
- a CDS encoding formylglycine-generating enzyme family protein, whose translation MKIKTLLTTQLLIISCWSFAQEKSYTQQIEGTKLTFTMQAVPAGEFLMGSKKGKADEQPLHKVKLDAFWMGTFEVTWDLYEPFLYKDYETAHSTGPVPANVDAVTRPTKPYLDMTFGMGKENHPALAMTHYNAIQYCKWLYARTGVFYRLPTEAEWEYACRAGSTTEYAFGDDAATLSDYAWSKENSGGKTHPVGQKKPNQWGLFDLYGNVGEWTYDQYVPDFYAAQQSGTAYNPVAAPAKLYAHVIRGGSYEDASQELRSAARQASDPVWKQLDPQIPKSNWWFPEAPFIGMRLVRPVKTPSKAEILAYYDQPVIADY comes from the coding sequence ATGAAAATTAAAACACTACTTACCACTCAGCTACTGATAATTTCATGCTGGTCATTTGCTCAGGAAAAATCTTATACCCAGCAGATTGAAGGAACCAAACTAACCTTTACCATGCAGGCCGTCCCGGCTGGAGAATTCCTGATGGGAAGTAAAAAAGGTAAAGCTGATGAACAGCCATTGCATAAAGTAAAACTGGATGCTTTCTGGATGGGGACTTTTGAAGTTACCTGGGATCTTTATGAGCCTTTTCTGTATAAAGATTATGAAACGGCGCATAGTACTGGTCCTGTTCCTGCCAATGTGGATGCAGTGACCAGGCCGACCAAACCTTATCTGGATATGACCTTTGGAATGGGTAAGGAAAATCATCCTGCTCTGGCTATGACACATTATAACGCAATCCAGTATTGCAAATGGTTATATGCCAGAACAGGAGTGTTTTATCGTCTGCCAACTGAAGCAGAGTGGGAGTATGCGTGCAGAGCAGGAAGTACTACAGAATATGCTTTTGGTGATGATGCCGCCACGTTGAGTGATTATGCCTGGTCTAAAGAAAACAGCGGAGGAAAAACTCACCCTGTAGGGCAGAAAAAACCTAATCAGTGGGGGCTGTTTGATTTATATGGCAATGTTGGCGAATGGACATATGATCAGTATGTACCGGATTTTTACGCTGCGCAGCAAAGCGGAACGGCGTACAATCCTGTCGCTGCTCCGGCTAAATTATATGCGCATGTGATCCGCGGGGGCTCTTACGAGGATGCATCACAGGAATTACGTTCAGCAGCCAGACAAGCATCAGATCCGGTCTGGAAACAGCTGGACCCGCAGATTCCTAAAAGTAACTGGTGGTTTCCGGAAGCACCATTTATTGGAATGCGTCTGGTAAGGCCGGTCAAGACGCCTTCAAAAGCCGAAATTCTGGCCTATTATGATCAGCCGGTTATTGCTGATTATTAA
- a CDS encoding glycoside hydrolase family 30 beta sandwich domain-containing protein: MNKKMSFLGCALCCIVLFSCKKDHNPAGAMVEPTIVRANESVSVWVTTSDKSKLLQSQSNVTFAPDAGTNATTINIDESTAYQGIDGFGFTLTGASASLINSLGAGQKNTLLQELFATTGTNIGISYLRISIGASDLSAQPFTYNEMPAGQTDNNLNNFSISREMTDLVPVLKSILAINPNIKILGSPWTAPLWMKSNGAYVGGSLKTDYYDAYARYLVKYIQAMRDQGITIDAITPQNEPLNPYNNPSMVMQASEQANFIKNNLGPQFSANQIKTKIIAYDHNTDRTDFPLAVLSDAGARAYVDGSAFHLYSGNISALSDVRNAYPDKNIYFTEQWVGGPSNFGGDLQWHVNTLIIGATRNWSRNVLEWNLAADQNYGPHTQGGCSTCEGALTVNGSNVSRNVSYYIIAHASKFVRPGAVRIASNISGSIQNVAFKNADGTKVLIASNSGSSASTFKVKWGTQAFTYNLPAGAVATFKWSGSATGNPNTAPIGQIISLKGFNNQYVSSENGTKPMWCNRATPGDWEKFTIVDAGGGKIALMAMNKYVSSENGAAAITCSRTTISDWEKFDWVVNSDGKISFRGNNGLYISSENGANEMTCTRTSISGWEAFSIN, encoded by the coding sequence ATGAACAAAAAAATGTCTTTTTTAGGCTGTGCGCTATGCTGTATAGTCTTGTTTTCCTGTAAAAAGGATCACAATCCTGCCGGAGCCATGGTGGAACCAACGATTGTTCGTGCCAACGAATCAGTAAGTGTCTGGGTAACTACTTCTGATAAGAGTAAGTTATTGCAGTCACAGTCAAATGTTACTTTCGCACCAGATGCCGGAACTAATGCAACAACAATAAATATCGACGAGAGTACTGCCTACCAGGGAATTGATGGTTTTGGATTCACGTTAACAGGTGCAAGTGCATCCCTGATTAACAGTCTGGGTGCCGGACAGAAAAACACTTTACTTCAGGAGCTATTTGCTACAACCGGAACAAACATTGGTATCAGTTATTTAAGAATCTCAATTGGTGCATCCGATCTGAGTGCCCAGCCTTTTACTTATAATGAGATGCCGGCTGGCCAGACCGATAATAACCTGAATAATTTTAGTATCAGCAGGGAAATGACTGATCTTGTTCCTGTATTAAAAAGTATTCTTGCAATTAATCCAAACATTAAAATCCTGGGTTCTCCCTGGACTGCACCTTTATGGATGAAATCAAACGGAGCTTATGTTGGGGGTAGTCTGAAAACCGATTACTATGATGCTTATGCAAGATATTTAGTGAAATATATCCAGGCTATGCGCGATCAGGGAATTACTATTGACGCCATCACCCCACAAAATGAACCTTTAAATCCATACAATAACCCAAGTATGGTTATGCAGGCATCAGAACAGGCAAATTTCATTAAGAATAATCTGGGCCCCCAATTCAGTGCCAATCAGATTAAGACAAAAATTATAGCCTATGATCACAATACGGATCGTACAGATTTTCCGCTTGCAGTGTTGAGCGATGCTGGTGCAAGGGCTTATGTAGATGGTTCAGCTTTTCATTTATACAGTGGAAATATTAGTGCACTGAGTGATGTTCGTAATGCTTACCCTGACAAGAATATCTATTTCACTGAACAATGGGTTGGCGGCCCGAGTAATTTTGGTGGTGATTTGCAATGGCATGTCAATACCCTGATTATAGGCGCTACAAGAAACTGGAGCCGCAATGTACTGGAATGGAATCTTGCTGCAGATCAGAATTATGGTCCGCACACTCAGGGAGGATGCAGTACCTGTGAAGGAGCATTAACAGTCAACGGAAGTAATGTTTCCAGAAATGTTTCTTATTACATCATTGCCCATGCTTCAAAATTTGTAAGACCTGGTGCAGTAAGGATAGCCTCAAATATTTCTGGCAGTATACAAAATGTAGCCTTTAAAAATGCAGATGGCACTAAAGTACTGATAGCCTCCAACAGTGGTTCCTCTGCCAGTACTTTTAAAGTTAAATGGGGAACGCAGGCTTTCACTTATAATTTACCGGCAGGTGCTGTAGCTACGTTCAAGTGGTCGGGATCTGCTACAGGGAATCCAAATACAGCCCCTATCGGCCAGATAATAAGCTTAAAAGGCTTTAATAACCAGTATGTAAGCAGTGAGAACGGAACTAAACCTATGTGGTGTAACCGCGCAACACCTGGTGACTGGGAGAAATTTACAATTGTAGACGCAGGTGGAGGTAAAATTGCCCTAATGGCAATGAATAAATATGTATCCTCAGAAAATGGCGCTGCTGCAATTACCTGCAGCAGGACAACTATCAGTGACTGGGAGAAATTTGACTGGGTTGTAAATTCAGATGGAAAGATCTCTTTCCGGGGGAATAATGGACTATATATATCATCAGAGAATGGTGCAAATGAAATGACCTGTACCAGAACCAGTATCTCGGGATGGGAAGCCTTCAGTATAAATTAA
- a CDS encoding Gfo/Idh/MocA family protein — protein MNSEDLRDKRREFLKSSALIAGGVLLNQFAFAGGHSSTDDTIKIALIGCGDRGTGAAFQALSTTANVKLVAMADAFQDRMDNSYKVLSDKFKEKVDVPKERRFIGFDAYQKAIALADVVLLVTPPGFRPMHFEEAVKQGKHVFMEKPVAVDAPGIRRVLAAAEIAKQKKLNVVVGLQRRYQANYRETMKRIQDGAIGDIYSGQVYWNSGGVWVKKRQPQQTEMEYQMRNWYYFNWLCGDHIVEQHVHNIDIANWIKGSYPVSVQGTGSRAWRTGKDYGEIYDNHAVELTYADGAVIYSQCRHFEGTENRVDESFQGTKGRTYLSAGNHGVLWDHKGNEIFSHPTKGNKNPYQTEHDELFAAIAKGEFKFSDAERGAKSCFTAIIGRYATYSGQTIKWDEALKAENSLFPDQLSWTANPKLMPDANGLYPVPTPGKTKVI, from the coding sequence ATGAACAGTGAAGACTTGCGTGATAAACGCCGTGAATTTTTGAAATCTTCTGCCTTGATTGCAGGAGGTGTATTGTTAAATCAATTTGCTTTTGCCGGCGGACACTCTTCTACAGATGACACGATTAAAATAGCCCTGATTGGCTGTGGTGATCGTGGAACCGGTGCTGCATTTCAGGCTTTAAGCACTACTGCCAATGTTAAACTCGTAGCAATGGCTGATGCCTTTCAGGACAGAATGGACAATAGCTATAAAGTCCTTTCCGATAAATTTAAAGAAAAAGTTGACGTTCCAAAGGAACGTCGTTTTATAGGATTTGATGCCTACCAGAAAGCTATTGCACTGGCAGATGTTGTTTTACTGGTAACTCCTCCGGGATTCAGACCCATGCATTTTGAAGAGGCCGTTAAACAGGGTAAACATGTGTTTATGGAAAAGCCGGTAGCTGTTGACGCACCGGGGATACGCAGAGTACTGGCTGCAGCTGAAATTGCCAAACAGAAGAAACTAAATGTTGTTGTTGGTTTACAACGCAGGTACCAGGCGAATTACAGGGAGACGATGAAACGTATACAGGATGGCGCGATAGGAGATATCTATAGTGGACAGGTATACTGGAATAGTGGGGGTGTATGGGTTAAAAAACGTCAGCCTCAGCAAACTGAAATGGAATACCAGATGCGTAACTGGTATTACTTCAACTGGTTATGCGGTGATCACATCGTAGAACAGCATGTCCATAATATCGATATTGCCAATTGGATTAAAGGGTCCTATCCTGTTTCTGTGCAGGGGACAGGCAGCAGGGCCTGGAGAACAGGAAAAGATTATGGTGAAATCTATGATAATCATGCAGTGGAACTAACTTATGCTGACGGAGCCGTCATTTATAGTCAGTGCCGTCATTTTGAAGGAACTGAAAACCGGGTAGATGAAAGCTTCCAGGGTACCAAAGGCCGTACCTATTTATCAGCAGGTAACCATGGTGTACTCTGGGATCATAAAGGAAATGAGATCTTCAGTCATCCGACTAAAGGAAATAAAAATCCATACCAGACTGAACATGACGAATTGTTTGCGGCAATTGCTAAAGGAGAGTTTAAATTCAGCGATGCCGAACGCGGTGCCAAAAGCTGCTTTACGGCTATTATCGGCCGGTATGCCACTTATTCGGGTCAGACAATTAAATGGGACGAAGCTTTAAAAGCAGAAAACAGTTTATTTCCTGATCAGTTAAGCTGGACAGCTAATCCTAAACTGATGCCTGATGCGAATGGATTATATCCTGTTCCAACTCCTGGTAAAACTAAAGTAATTTAA
- a CDS encoding TerC family protein, which produces MDFLHTILGDDIKAGLLIILNLIVIESLLSVDNAAVLATMVMDLPKDQRKRALKYGIIGAYVFRGICLFLAAWLVKIWWLKPLGGLYLLYLAFDYFRKKRAKNNVHQEEEIDKTKSWFYRSTVGLIGSFWATVALVEIMDLAFSIDNVFAAVAFTDHIYLIYIGVFIGILAMRFVAQAFVKLMEKFTFLETAAFTVIGVLGLKLTSSLVTHFYPESPISHAIEGEKTDLFVSIFTVAIFIIPILSSLLFNFPRQSKTHDEPAEQEQDGF; this is translated from the coding sequence ATGGATTTTTTACATACGATACTTGGTGACGACATAAAGGCAGGACTGCTGATTATTTTAAATTTAATTGTGATAGAAAGTCTGCTGTCTGTGGACAATGCTGCAGTACTGGCAACAATGGTAATGGATTTGCCAAAAGATCAACGTAAAAGAGCATTGAAATATGGAATTATTGGCGCCTATGTATTTCGTGGTATCTGTTTATTCCTCGCCGCCTGGTTAGTGAAAATATGGTGGCTAAAGCCTCTAGGAGGATTGTATTTATTATATCTTGCTTTTGACTATTTCAGAAAGAAGCGTGCAAAAAACAATGTTCATCAGGAAGAAGAAATTGATAAAACAAAAAGCTGGTTCTACAGGTCCACTGTTGGCTTAATCGGATCATTCTGGGCTACTGTTGCACTGGTAGAGATTATGGATCTTGCTTTTTCCATAGATAATGTATTTGCAGCAGTAGCTTTTACTGATCATATCTACCTGATTTATATTGGGGTATTTATTGGTATACTGGCTATGCGTTTTGTAGCTCAGGCTTTTGTTAAGCTCATGGAAAAATTCACGTTCCTGGAAACGGCAGCCTTTACGGTAATCGGGGTTTTGGGTCTGAAGCTTACTTCATCTTTAGTCACACATTTTTATCCGGAATCACCAATTTCTCATGCTATTGAAGGAGAAAAAACAGATCTTTTTGTATCGATCTTTACAGTTGCAATTTTTATTATACCGATTCTATCTTCTTTACTGTTTAACTTTCCCAGACAAAGTAAAACACATGATGAGCCCGCAGAGCAAGAGCAGGATGGCTTTTAG
- a CDS encoding glycoside hydrolase family 16 protein, which yields MKTINLMMCLLAGTQILASCKKDVNPSANSNADTAPRAVSYQLIWADEFDGNAVNTANWSFETGGGGWGNNEKEYYQPENASVSGGNLIITAKKQSVGGLPYTSARMITRGKREYTYGRFEARIKLPQGQGQWPAFWMLGANIGTVGWPKCGEIDIMENVNTSTEILGTMHWFDQAYAFYGGHTNTNPTDYHVYRVDWTPTGITWYVDNVQYHVGNITNSINGTDEFHRPFFLLLNLAIGGNLPGQTIDESKLPAKMFVDYVRVYKITGS from the coding sequence ATGAAAACAATTAATCTAATGATGTGTCTGCTTGCAGGCACCCAAATTTTAGCTTCCTGCAAAAAGGATGTTAATCCTTCTGCAAATAGTAACGCAGACACTGCACCCCGCGCAGTCAGCTATCAGCTAATCTGGGCTGATGAGTTTGACGGAAATGCTGTAAACACCGCAAACTGGAGTTTTGAAACAGGCGGTGGCGGATGGGGAAATAACGAAAAAGAATATTATCAGCCGGAAAACGCGAGTGTATCCGGAGGAAATCTGATTATTACGGCGAAAAAACAGAGTGTCGGCGGCTTGCCTTACACTTCTGCAAGAATGATTACAAGGGGAAAAAGAGAATACACTTATGGAAGATTTGAAGCCCGGATTAAATTACCTCAGGGACAGGGACAATGGCCTGCTTTCTGGATGCTGGGTGCCAACATTGGCACTGTAGGGTGGCCTAAATGCGGAGAAATTGACATTATGGAGAATGTGAATACTTCAACAGAAATACTGGGTACCATGCACTGGTTTGATCAGGCTTATGCTTTTTATGGCGGGCATACCAATACGAATCCTACAGATTACCATGTTTACAGGGTTGACTGGACTCCAACTGGCATTACCTGGTATGTTGATAATGTACAATATCACGTGGGCAATATCACAAACAGTATAAATGGTACCGATGAATTTCACCGCCCGTTTTTCCTGCTGCTTAATCTGGCTATAGGCGGAAATCTTCCCGGACAAACTATAGATGAGAGTAAATTACCAGCAAAAATGTTTGTTGATTACGTAAGAGTTTATAAAATAACCGGTTCATAA
- a CDS encoding FAD:protein FMN transferase — protein sequence MILIHKITVLVVMLLISFLRQGEDQQQYTLHGYAQGTDYTIRYYAASPVVSGHEVDSILLKIDSSMSLYKSYSLISRFNTSTENISLDTHFSAVMRKSFEIYKDTRGKFDVTVAPLVQAWGFGPKPITVFPDSAKIRELLKNVGMNYLELRGNVLIRKKPGIQIDLNGIAQGYSVDVVAGYLIQKGITSFVVEIGGEIRMKGPKPDGSAGRIGIEGPALNENTEPQIRHVISFNDGAVTTSGNYRKYLKAGGKKISHLIDPKTGYPLDNQLISVTIYAKDAITADGYDNAVMAMTVEEALAFVSARKNMEAYLIYHRKDGSVTDTLTAGFRKMVVN from the coding sequence TTGATTTTAATCCATAAAATTACTGTTCTGGTCGTAATGCTGCTGATTTCTTTCCTTCGCCAGGGTGAGGATCAGCAGCAATATACGCTGCATGGTTATGCGCAGGGTACAGATTATACGATCAGATATTACGCGGCATCACCTGTGGTCAGCGGGCATGAAGTAGATAGTATATTACTCAAAATAGATTCTTCTATGTCATTGTATAAGTCTTATTCACTGATCAGCAGGTTTAACACCTCTACAGAAAATATAAGTCTGGATACTCATTTTTCTGCAGTAATGCGTAAATCATTTGAGATTTACAAAGATACCAGGGGTAAGTTTGATGTCACGGTAGCCCCATTGGTTCAGGCCTGGGGTTTTGGTCCCAAACCGATCACCGTGTTTCCGGACAGTGCAAAAATCAGGGAGCTGCTAAAAAACGTTGGTATGAATTACCTTGAACTCAGAGGGAACGTACTGATCAGGAAAAAGCCGGGTATACAGATTGACCTGAATGGAATTGCTCAGGGCTATAGTGTCGATGTGGTTGCCGGTTATCTTATACAAAAAGGAATTACTTCTTTTGTCGTGGAGATTGGTGGTGAGATCAGAATGAAAGGGCCAAAGCCTGATGGATCAGCCGGGAGGATAGGGATTGAAGGTCCTGCATTAAATGAAAATACAGAACCTCAGATCAGACATGTCATCAGTTTCAATGATGGCGCGGTCACTACTTCAGGTAATTACCGGAAATATCTGAAGGCTGGTGGTAAAAAGATTTCTCATCTGATTGATCCAAAAACGGGATATCCACTGGATAATCAGTTAATTAGTGTAACTATTTACGCGAAAGACGCAATAACTGCAGATGGATATGATAATGCAGTAATGGCCATGACTGTTGAAGAGGCACTTGCTTTTGTTTCGGCAAGAAAAAATATGGAAGCTTATCTGATCTATCACCGTAAAGATGGTTCCGTTACGGATACCCTGACAGCTGGTTTTAGAAAAATGGTTGTAAATTAA
- a CDS encoding class I SAM-dependent methyltransferase — protein sequence MTQHSLQLLYGNIDIYLFDQLLKGRYDHCRKVIDVGCGGGRNLVYFLNNGFEVYGVDPDPAAINTVRFLSESLAPDNPLMNFSVTAAEDMSFDAGYFDLVICSAVLHFAKNEMHFKEMLMKAWEVLKPGGYFFARLASDIGLEDRVVHLGNGKYLLPDGTTRFLVSEEMLLAYTAEINGYLYEPIKTTNVQNLRCMTTWCLQKL from the coding sequence ATGACGCAACATTCTCTGCAACTCCTTTATGGTAATATAGATATTTACCTTTTTGACCAGTTATTGAAAGGCCGTTATGATCATTGTCGTAAAGTAATAGACGTAGGTTGTGGCGGAGGCCGTAATCTGGTCTATTTTCTGAATAACGGCTTTGAAGTCTATGGAGTCGATCCAGACCCGGCCGCCATAAATACCGTTAGATTTTTATCAGAAAGTCTCGCTCCTGATAATCCATTAATGAATTTCAGTGTTACAGCTGCAGAAGATATGTCTTTTGACGCAGGCTATTTTGATCTGGTAATCTGCAGTGCTGTACTGCATTTTGCTAAAAATGAGATGCATTTTAAGGAAATGCTTATGAAAGCCTGGGAAGTTCTTAAACCAGGTGGCTATTTTTTTGCCAGGCTGGCTTCGGATATCGGACTGGAAGACCGTGTTGTTCATTTAGGTAATGGCAAGTATCTCCTGCCAGATGGTACAACCCGTTTTTTAGTCAGCGAAGAAATGCTGTTAGCTTATACTGCAGAAATTAATGGTTATTTGTATGAGCCAATCAAAACTACAAATGTCCAGAATCTGCGCTGCATGACTACCTGGTGTCTGCAAAAATTGTAA
- a CDS encoding S8 family serine peptidase, producing the protein MKKNSSASKNYILLPVFRTNISKQDSPNVARFLAMLSNSVEQSATVSLASRNMHQKASDDIPVVVLDSIETEGAKLIRINADELANFRFSYPGLRIIKEKFYNPAVCSPKRIQLQVEQAEIKTSVTVTVKGEKDKALAGITVVIFTNFAASKGASGVTDSKGNIALNLDRNTAERIYVYADHSYWGYFKKDVQLSASLEIKLEPIALDFKDSLRYFYDTAKLPKITQKVRVGIIDTGVGPHDDLKVTGGKNLVRGENEADYQDNGEGHGTHVGGIIGAYGKLNGVAAGVEIMSYRVFPKGSGASNFDIMKAINEAITDQCDLINMSLGEAQTDEGITSYIKEAYNAGIVCFAANGNDNRSPVSFPANDSLSIAVSAMGRLNTFPPDSVESGSVQEPYGTDKDNFIADFSNIGPETDLTAPGVGIISTYPDNLYAIMDGTSMACPAATGMAARILAGNPDLLNLPRNQTRADEMVKYLSVNIKSMGFGNLYEGKGMLQPPASK; encoded by the coding sequence ATGAAAAAGAACAGCTCTGCTTCGAAAAACTACATCCTGCTCCCTGTATTCCGTACAAATATCAGTAAGCAGGATAGCCCAAATGTGGCCCGTTTTCTGGCCATGCTGAGTAATTCTGTTGAGCAATCCGCTACAGTCAGTCTTGCCAGCAGAAATATGCATCAGAAAGCGAGTGATGATATTCCGGTAGTTGTACTGGATTCCATTGAAACCGAAGGTGCAAAATTAATCAGGATTAATGCTGATGAACTGGCTAATTTCCGTTTCTCCTATCCCGGATTAAGGATCATCAAAGAAAAGTTTTATAATCCGGCGGTCTGCTCACCCAAAAGAATACAGCTTCAGGTTGAACAGGCTGAAATAAAAACCTCGGTGACAGTAACTGTTAAAGGTGAGAAAGATAAAGCCTTAGCGGGCATCACTGTCGTTATTTTTACCAATTTTGCGGCCAGCAAAGGAGCTTCAGGAGTTACAGACAGCAAAGGAAATATTGCTTTAAATCTCGATCGTAATACTGCCGAACGTATTTATGTCTATGCGGATCATAGTTATTGGGGATATTTTAAGAAAGATGTACAGCTGAGTGCCAGTCTGGAGATCAAACTGGAACCGATAGCTCTTGATTTTAAAGATAGCTTAAGATATTTTTATGATACAGCTAAACTGCCTAAAATTACACAGAAAGTTCGTGTTGGCATTATTGATACCGGCGTCGGACCTCATGACGATCTCAAAGTTACCGGAGGAAAAAATCTGGTCAGAGGAGAAAATGAAGCCGATTATCAGGATAATGGTGAAGGTCACGGAACCCATGTAGGTGGTATTATAGGTGCTTATGGCAAACTCAATGGTGTAGCCGCCGGTGTAGAGATTATGAGTTACCGTGTATTCCCTAAAGGTAGCGGTGCATCGAACTTTGATATCATGAAAGCGATCAATGAAGCGATAACAGACCAGTGCGATCTGATCAATATGAGTCTTGGAGAAGCACAGACCGACGAAGGAATCACCAGTTACATTAAAGAAGCTTATAATGCAGGAATTGTTTGTTTCGCAGCAAATGGTAATGATAACCGGAGTCCGGTAAGTTTCCCTGCAAATGACAGTCTTTCCATAGCAGTTTCGGCTATGGGCAGATTAAATACATTTCCTCCTGATAGTGTAGAATCTGGTTCAGTACAGGAACCATATGGTACAGATAAAGATAATTTTATAGCCGACTTTTCCAATATTGGTCCGGAAACCGATCTGACAGCCCCTGGTGTAGGCATTATTTCTACCTATCCGGATAACCTTTATGCGATTATGGACGGAACAAGTATGGCATGTCCGGCAGCAACAGGTATGGCAGCGAGAATACTGGCTGGTAATCCGGATCTCCTTAATTTACCCAGAAATCAGACCAGAGCTGATGAGATGGTTAAATACCTGTCAGTGAATATAAAATCTATGGGTTTTGGAAATCTTTATGAAGGTAAAGGTATGTTACAGCCTCCGGCCTCAAAATAA
- a CDS encoding hydroxypyruvate isomerase family protein — protein MNRIEFLRNSAIATGAVLTGSALNMDAKPLVNNSGSVAGKTFQMDYAPHEGMFAGHAGQSFLDQIQFMYDQGFRSIEDNGYLGRSKEEQTKIGDLLAKLGMRMGVFVVDGGENWKTSLTTGKKEFKDKFVETCHRSVEAAKRCNAKWLTVVPGFYERKLPYGIQMANVVDAMRAGAEIFEPHGLIMVLETLSDTPELFLQQTHETYSVCKAVNSPACKILFDIYHMQRTEGNLMVNIDRCWEEIAYFQIGDNPGRKEPGTGEINYKNIFRHLHQKGYKGVMGMEHGNSIKGKEGELRVIQAYREADNFSD, from the coding sequence ATGAATAGAATAGAGTTTTTAAGAAATAGCGCCATCGCAACCGGAGCAGTACTGACGGGTTCTGCATTAAATATGGACGCTAAACCATTGGTAAATAACTCCGGATCTGTAGCAGGAAAAACATTTCAGATGGATTATGCTCCGCATGAGGGAATGTTTGCCGGGCATGCAGGACAAAGTTTCCTTGATCAGATACAATTTATGTACGACCAGGGGTTCAGATCTATAGAAGATAATGGATACCTGGGCCGTTCTAAAGAAGAACAGACTAAAATCGGGGATTTGCTGGCTAAACTGGGTATGAGAATGGGCGTCTTTGTAGTAGATGGCGGAGAGAACTGGAAAACCTCATTAACTACTGGTAAAAAAGAATTTAAGGATAAATTTGTTGAGACCTGCCACCGTTCTGTGGAAGCAGCAAAACGTTGCAATGCAAAGTGGCTGACAGTTGTTCCGGGATTCTATGAACGTAAATTACCGTATGGAATTCAAATGGCAAATGTGGTAGATGCTATGCGGGCAGGTGCTGAGATCTTTGAGCCGCATGGCCTGATTATGGTACTGGAAACATTAAGTGACACACCTGAACTGTTTCTGCAGCAGACACATGAGACTTATAGTGTTTGTAAAGCTGTAAACAGTCCTGCCTGCAAAATCCTGTTTGATATTTACCATATGCAGCGTACTGAAGGTAATCTGATGGTCAATATCGATCGTTGCTGGGAAGAGATCGCTTATTTTCAGATTGGCGATAATCCCGGAAGGAAGGAACCCGGAACCGGAGAAATAAATTATAAAAATATATTCAGACATCTTCATCAAAAAGGCTATAAAGGAGTAATGGGGATGGAACATGGTAATTCGATTAAGGGAAAAGAGGGAGAGTTAAGGGTAATTCAGGCTTACAGGGAGGCAGATAATTTTTCTGATTAA